In one Parvibaculum sp. genomic region, the following are encoded:
- a CDS encoding DUF1329 domain-containing protein: protein MKRTTMLVSAIAISALATSALAKVPDAQVNRLGQDLTPMGSEKAGDGDIPAWTGGLPTVPSNVTYTPGQKLQNPFASDPIKYTVTGANAGQYDDILTEGYKAMLKAYPTYKMNVYETRRTCAFPDRFYEANKRNAAVGELVGGGAGISQAIFGSPFPIPNNALEIIWNHTLRYRSFKVVRQFAAAPVTRGGDYTLQIVQDEAILQWSDPSATKAEDLENISIYYIANTIAPARAAGSVILVYEALNAQIQPRQAWQYSPGTRRVRRAPNIAYDNPGTNSDGLSTSDSFDGYNGAPDRYDWTVLGKTKKLVSANAYDGESTPYKDYLTASHVNQDRVRYELRRVWEVEAKLRADTRHVYSRRVYANEEDAYQMSTVALYDGRGQLWRVQEMHQIQRYNVPLCGSAGEIVYDLQAGRYLALALQNEEPPVNYFADELDKARYTPNSIRQLGVR, encoded by the coding sequence ATGAAAAGGACGACCATGCTGGTGTCCGCAATTGCGATCAGCGCACTCGCGACGAGCGCGCTGGCCAAGGTGCCGGATGCCCAAGTGAACCGTCTGGGTCAGGATCTGACCCCGATGGGTTCGGAAAAGGCCGGCGATGGCGACATCCCCGCATGGACCGGCGGCCTGCCGACCGTGCCGAGCAATGTCACCTACACACCCGGTCAGAAGCTGCAGAACCCGTTCGCCAGCGACCCGATCAAATACACGGTCACGGGCGCGAATGCCGGTCAGTACGACGACATCCTGACCGAGGGTTACAAGGCCATGCTGAAGGCCTATCCGACCTACAAGATGAACGTCTATGAGACGCGCCGTACCTGCGCGTTCCCGGACCGCTTCTACGAAGCCAACAAGCGCAACGCCGCGGTTGGCGAACTTGTCGGCGGCGGCGCCGGCATCAGCCAGGCGATTTTCGGCTCGCCGTTCCCGATCCCGAACAACGCGCTCGAGATCATCTGGAACCACACGCTGCGTTATCGCTCGTTCAAGGTGGTGCGTCAGTTCGCGGCGGCGCCGGTCACGCGCGGCGGCGACTACACGCTGCAGATCGTGCAGGACGAAGCCATTCTGCAGTGGTCGGATCCGTCGGCGACCAAGGCCGAGGATCTCGAGAACATCTCGATCTACTACATCGCCAACACGATTGCTCCGGCCCGCGCCGCAGGCAGCGTGATCCTGGTGTATGAAGCCCTGAACGCCCAGATCCAGCCGCGTCAGGCCTGGCAGTACAGCCCCGGTACGCGTCGCGTGCGTCGTGCGCCGAACATCGCCTACGACAACCCCGGCACGAACTCGGACGGTCTGTCGACGTCGGACTCGTTCGACGGTTATAACGGCGCGCCGGATCGCTACGACTGGACCGTGCTCGGCAAGACCAAGAAGCTCGTTTCGGCCAATGCCTATGACGGTGAATCGACACCGTACAAGGACTATCTGACAGCGTCGCATGTGAACCAGGATCGGGTTCGCTATGAGCTGCGCCGCGTCTGGGAAGTCGAAGCCAAGCTTCGTGCCGATACGCGTCACGTCTATTCGCGCCGCGTCTATGCCAACGAGGAAGACGCCTACCAGATGTCGACCGTGGCGCTTTACGACGGCCGTGGCCAGCTCTGGCGCGTGCAGGAAATGCACCAGATCCAGCGCTACAACGTGCCGCTTTGCGGCTCGGCGGGCGAGATCGTCTACGACCTGCAGGCCGGCCGTTATCTGGCGCTGGCGCTGCAGAACGAGGAACCGCCGGTGAACTACTTCGCCGACGAACTCGACAAGGCGCGCTACACGCCGAACTCGATCCGTCAGCTCGGCGTCCGCTAA
- a CDS encoding enoyl-CoA hydratase-related protein encodes MTDGVDFSRYKRIKASRQGRVLTLALSNPALMNAVDGEMHRELSSIFLDAADDRDSDIVILTGEGSAFSAGGDLNWMKRSFEAGDKGPDAAEAKRIVFSLLDLEKPIIAKVRGPAVGLGATIALMCDVIFASDNARFADPHVRAGIVAGDGGAIIWPQLVGYARAKEYLMTGDAVSAAEAERIGLVNHVVADAELDARVDAFAAKLAGGAIQAIKYSKVSVNIGLKQLAHTILDTSIGYEMLTFTTEDHKEAVNAFLEKRKPAFTGR; translated from the coding sequence ATGACGGACGGCGTCGATTTCAGCCGCTACAAAAGGATCAAGGCGAGCCGTCAGGGCCGCGTGCTGACGCTGGCGCTCAGCAACCCGGCGCTGATGAACGCGGTCGACGGCGAGATGCACCGCGAGCTTTCGAGCATCTTTCTCGACGCCGCCGACGACCGCGACTCCGACATCGTCATCCTCACCGGCGAAGGATCGGCCTTTTCGGCGGGCGGCGACCTCAACTGGATGAAGCGCAGTTTCGAGGCCGGCGACAAGGGGCCCGATGCGGCGGAGGCAAAGCGCATCGTCTTCTCGCTGCTCGATCTCGAAAAGCCGATCATCGCCAAGGTGCGCGGTCCGGCGGTCGGCCTCGGTGCGACCATTGCGCTGATGTGCGATGTGATTTTTGCGAGCGACAATGCGCGCTTTGCCGATCCGCATGTGCGGGCCGGCATCGTGGCGGGCGATGGCGGCGCGATCATCTGGCCGCAGCTTGTCGGCTATGCGCGGGCCAAGGAATATCTGATGACGGGCGACGCTGTTTCGGCGGCGGAGGCGGAACGCATCGGTCTCGTCAATCATGTGGTGGCGGATGCCGAGCTCGACGCCCGTGTCGATGCCTTCGCGGCGAAACTCGCCGGCGGCGCGATCCAGGCGATCAAATACAGCAAGGTGTCGGTCAATATCGGCCTGAAGCAACTTGCGCATACGATCCTCGACACCTCGATCGGCTACGAGATGCTGACCTTCACGACCGAGGACCACAAGGAAGCGGTCAACGCGTTTCTCGAAAAGCGCAAACCGGCATTCACGGGGCGGTGA
- a CDS encoding DUF167 family protein: MKALAGGVAVRLRVTPRGGADRIEGLACDPDGNGFIRLRVSAVAEKGRANEAVLKLLAKAWRLPRTSLSVTAGETGRNKVVTVAGDAAALEARISAWLDGLPGETGKNGAA; this comes from the coding sequence TTGAAGGCGCTTGCGGGCGGCGTTGCGGTGCGTCTGCGCGTCACGCCGCGGGGCGGCGCCGACCGGATCGAGGGGCTGGCATGCGACCCCGACGGCAATGGCTTTATCAGGCTGCGCGTTTCGGCCGTTGCCGAAAAGGGCCGGGCCAACGAGGCGGTGCTGAAGCTGCTGGCGAAGGCGTGGCGGCTGCCGCGGACCTCGCTTTCGGTTACCGCCGGCGAGACCGGCCGCAACAAGGTGGTGACGGTCGCGGGCGATGCGGCGGCGCTTGAGGCGCGGATTTCGGCCTGGCTCGACGGGCTGCCGGGCGAGACGGGAAAGAACGGGGCGGCATGA
- a CDS encoding aldo/keto reductase, which translates to MEMRQLGKLWPVSALTLGGGGLGQIWGATSRDEAVATVRAAVDAGITLFDMAPLYGRGEAEAVMGATFEGKWPDGIRVTTKCMIGQRHFPDVAARLEGSLVRSLETMKREQADIFLLHSNICPDDYVYEREPDFPNFGAVTRTQFVEAIVPAFEKLKAQGLIGAWGITGTGLPRTIMDVLREGPRPAVVQAVTNLLDSPGGMRRYEEPAEPRNIIRTAGNNDVGVMGIRAVQAGALTSAIDRQMDENEPEMRDYARAAPFRALCRDIGEDPAIVAHRYALAIPGVDTLVLGVKNRTELASIVAAATPLDAALVKRIDALRLNFQVPRMPIDGEDML; encoded by the coding sequence ATGGAAATGCGCCAGCTCGGAAAATTGTGGCCGGTCAGTGCGCTGACACTTGGCGGCGGCGGGCTCGGTCAGATCTGGGGTGCGACGTCGCGTGACGAAGCGGTCGCCACGGTGCGGGCGGCGGTCGACGCCGGCATCACGCTTTTCGACATGGCGCCGCTTTACGGTCGCGGCGAGGCCGAAGCGGTGATGGGCGCGACTTTCGAGGGTAAATGGCCCGACGGCATCCGCGTCACCACCAAATGCATGATCGGGCAGCGGCATTTTCCCGATGTCGCGGCGCGGCTCGAGGGGTCGCTTGTCCGCAGCCTCGAAACGATGAAGCGCGAACAGGCCGACATCTTCCTGCTGCATTCCAACATCTGTCCCGACGATTATGTCTATGAGCGCGAGCCCGACTTCCCGAATTTCGGCGCCGTCACGCGCACGCAATTTGTCGAGGCGATCGTCCCCGCCTTCGAGAAGCTGAAGGCGCAAGGGCTGATCGGCGCCTGGGGCATCACCGGCACGGGGCTGCCGCGCACGATCATGGATGTCTTGCGCGAGGGCCCGCGCCCTGCCGTCGTGCAGGCGGTGACCAATCTGCTCGATTCGCCGGGCGGCATGCGCCGTTACGAAGAGCCGGCCGAGCCGCGCAACATCATCCGCACCGCAGGGAACAACGATGTCGGCGTGATGGGCATTCGCGCCGTGCAGGCCGGTGCGCTGACCTCCGCCATCGACCGCCAGATGGACGAGAACGAACCCGAGATGCGGGACTATGCCCGCGCCGCGCCCTTCCGCGCGCTCTGCCGCGACATCGGCGAAGATCCGGCCATCGTCGCGCATCGCTATGCGCTGGCGATCCCCGGCGTCGACACGCTGGTGCTCGGCGTCAAGAACCGCACCGAGCTTGCAAGCATCGTCGCCGCGGCGACACCGCTCGACGCCGCGCTCGTTAAACGGATCGACGCGCTGCGCCTCAATTTCCAGGTACCGCGCATGCCGATCGACGGGGAGGACATGCTCTGA
- a CDS encoding SDR family oxidoreductase codes for MSEARKGRVAGKMAFVTGGAQGLGKASAIMLAREGAKVTLADINEKGAQEVADEINADRPGTAFAVGLDVTREDQWKAALAEADKAMGGINVLFNNAGIGGGTTVEETDFETYKKVMAVDVDSVFLGCKYAISYMVPHAPGSIINTSSIAGLIAGHNMAAYNAAKAAVWLLSKSVALHCAKRGYRIRSNSIHPTFIDTPILDGMARGMSKEELVKKLAKQVPLGIVGEPDDVAYCVLYLASDESKFITGAEIKIDGGISAM; via the coding sequence ATGAGCGAAGCACGAAAAGGCCGGGTCGCCGGCAAGATGGCGTTCGTCACCGGCGGCGCGCAGGGGCTCGGCAAGGCGTCGGCGATCATGCTGGCGCGCGAGGGCGCGAAAGTGACGCTGGCCGACATCAACGAGAAGGGCGCGCAGGAAGTCGCCGACGAGATCAATGCGGATCGTCCGGGTACGGCCTTTGCCGTCGGGCTCGATGTCACGCGCGAGGACCAGTGGAAGGCCGCGCTTGCCGAAGCCGACAAGGCGATGGGCGGCATCAATGTGCTTTTCAACAATGCCGGCATCGGCGGCGGCACGACGGTCGAGGAAACCGATTTCGAGACCTACAAAAAGGTGATGGCGGTCGATGTCGATTCGGTCTTTCTCGGCTGCAAATACGCGATCTCCTACATGGTGCCCCACGCGCCGGGCTCGATCATCAACACATCGTCGATCGCCGGCCTGATCGCCGGCCACAACATGGCGGCCTATAACGCGGCCAAGGCGGCCGTGTGGCTGCTGTCGAAATCGGTGGCGCTGCATTGCGCGAAGCGCGGCTACCGCATCCGCTCCAATTCGATCCATCCGACTTTCATCGACACGCCGATCCTCGACGGAATGGCGCGCGGCATGTCGAAGGAGGAGCTGGTGAAGAAGCTCGCCAAGCAGGTGCCGCTCGGCATTGTCGGCGAGCCGGACGACGTCGCCTATTGCGTGCTTTATCTGGCCTCGGACGAATCGAAATTCATCACCGGCGCCGAAATCAAGATCGATGGCGGCATTAGCGCGATGTAA
- a CDS encoding glutamine amidotransferase encodes MTRRILIVLHQERSNPGRVAQALLQCGCELDIRRPALGDPLPETMAAHDAAIIFGGPMSANDDLPFIKAETEWIGVPLKEEKPYLGICLGGQMLARHLGARVWVHPEARVEAGYYPIRPTAEGAHLFDDPQYVYQWHREGFELPSGAVQLAEGAGDFPVQAMRYGDKAYGIQFHPELTTPMMDAWLTLAAERLKQPGAQPAEAHREGRQAHDAALRAWLGRFLDHWLPPEAGAGGEG; translated from the coding sequence ATGACCCGTCGTATCCTCATCGTGCTCCATCAGGAGCGTTCCAACCCCGGCCGGGTGGCGCAGGCGCTGCTGCAGTGTGGTTGCGAACTCGACATCCGCCGGCCGGCGCTGGGCGATCCGCTGCCCGAGACCATGGCAGCGCATGACGCCGCCATTATTTTCGGCGGGCCGATGAGCGCCAATGACGACCTTCCCTTCATCAAGGCCGAGACCGAGTGGATCGGCGTGCCGCTGAAGGAGGAAAAGCCCTATCTCGGCATCTGCCTCGGCGGGCAGATGCTGGCGCGCCATCTGGGGGCCCGCGTCTGGGTGCATCCGGAGGCGCGGGTCGAGGCCGGCTACTATCCGATCCGGCCGACCGCCGAGGGCGCGCATCTCTTCGACGACCCGCAATATGTCTATCAGTGGCACCGCGAGGGCTTCGAGCTGCCTTCGGGCGCGGTGCAGCTTGCCGAAGGGGCCGGCGACTTCCCGGTTCAGGCGATGCGCTATGGCGACAAGGCCTATGGCATCCAGTTTCACCCCGAACTGACGACGCCGATGATGGATGCCTGGCTGACACTGGCGGCGGAGCGGCTGAAGCAGCCCGGCGCCCAGCCGGCGGAGGCGCATCGCGAGGGCCGCCAAGCCCATGACGCGGCGCTGCGGGCATGGCTCGGGCGCTTCCTCGACCACTGGCTGCCGCCGGAAGCGGGCGCGGGCGGCGAGGGCTGA
- a CDS encoding YCF48-related protein translates to MSPSFIETLFSGLPRLRRAAAVFFALAFAAIAPAVAQDMDGERQPSYAMQSALAPESLLLDATYANGRLVAVGEYGHVVYSDDRGVTWTQAASVPTQATLTGVTFVNAKLGFAVGHDATIIRTRDGGENWDLVYHDAESEMAFMAVYFENEERGFALGAFAFMVETQDGGEPDSWEERSLSDGLLDDYHLNKLFADKDGDLYIAAEFGIVYHSSDKGRTFDRIQTQYEGSFWGGFGMSDGSVMVFGMRGNAFRSWDKGQTWTKVDTGTDKSIAGGVQLGGGKIVLVGLQGYVGYSDDNGKSFVEVTRADRLGYAAVSDGPDGQIVVFGEPGAKLMPDDPEKAREAVGARITATTEGGS, encoded by the coding sequence ATGTCACCGTCGTTTATCGAGACCCTTTTCAGCGGCTTGCCGCGTCTTCGCCGCGCCGCTGCCGTGTTTTTCGCGCTGGCTTTTGCCGCCATCGCGCCCGCCGTCGCGCAGGACATGGATGGCGAACGCCAGCCCTCCTATGCGATGCAATCGGCGCTGGCGCCGGAATCCCTGCTGCTCGATGCGACCTATGCCAATGGCCGGCTCGTTGCCGTCGGCGAATATGGACATGTCGTCTATTCCGACGATCGCGGCGTTACCTGGACGCAGGCCGCTTCCGTGCCGACACAGGCGACGCTGACCGGCGTGACCTTCGTCAACGCGAAACTCGGCTTCGCCGTCGGCCACGACGCGACGATCATCCGCACGCGCGATGGCGGCGAGAACTGGGACCTCGTCTATCACGATGCCGAATCCGAAATGGCATTCATGGCCGTCTATTTCGAAAACGAGGAACGCGGTTTCGCACTTGGCGCCTTCGCCTTCATGGTCGAAACGCAGGATGGCGGCGAGCCCGACAGCTGGGAAGAGCGTTCGCTCAGCGATGGCCTGCTCGACGACTACCATCTCAACAAGCTTTTCGCGGACAAGGACGGCGATCTCTACATCGCCGCCGAATTCGGCATCGTCTATCACTCCAGCGACAAGGGTCGCACCTTCGATCGCATCCAGACGCAGTATGAAGGCTCGTTCTGGGGCGGCTTCGGCATGAGCGACGGCTCGGTCATGGTGTTCGGCATGCGCGGCAACGCCTTCCGTTCCTGGGACAAGGGACAGACCTGGACGAAAGTCGATACGGGCACCGACAAGTCGATCGCCGGCGGCGTTCAGCTTGGCGGCGGCAAGATCGTGCTGGTCGGCCTTCAGGGCTATGTCGGCTACAGCGACGACAACGGCAAGAGCTTCGTCGAGGTCACACGCGCCGATCGCCTCGGCTATGCGGCGGTGTCGGACGGACCGGACGGTCAGATCGTCGTCTTCGGCGAACCCGGCGCCAAGCTGATGCCGGACGATCCCGAAAAGGCCCGCGAAGCCGTCGGCGCGCGGATCACCGCCACGACGGAAGGCGGCAGCTAG
- a CDS encoding acyl-CoA dehydrogenase family protein — translation MDAAMGDMPLNFDEPEHVRMLRDATRRFVEAEMPRTRAREWDRGNIYPAEVMKKLAAMGMMGLTVEEKYGGAGVDIYATMAVIEEIAKRSVAVACPYIMAVCYAGMNLGESASEAQKQELLPKVAAGNLLFAYGLSEPNVGGDLATVETTARRDGDTVVINGAKRWCTGADIADYIFCLLRSGPKDEKYKNLSIVLVPPTLPGITITPLGHLGIRGVETKDVTFDDVRVPAANILGGEAMWNKGWQQLAGRALEVEKLELSACALGLAEAAVADAWAYAEERVQFGRAIAGHQAIRHMLAEARTKVRAMRLMLYSAAWLADQGRPCSVETSMAKLFCCEGAAEVTQTCMRVTGAYGLSDEMDMERYVRDAISLPIVGGSSNMQKNNIANRLKLGA, via the coding sequence ATGGATGCTGCCATGGGCGACATGCCGCTCAATTTCGACGAGCCGGAACATGTGCGGATGCTGCGCGATGCGACGCGCCGCTTCGTCGAAGCGGAAATGCCGCGGACGCGGGCGCGCGAATGGGATCGCGGCAATATCTATCCCGCCGAGGTGATGAAAAAGCTCGCCGCGATGGGCATGATGGGCCTGACCGTCGAGGAGAAATATGGCGGGGCGGGCGTCGACATCTACGCGACGATGGCCGTCATCGAGGAAATCGCCAAGCGTTCGGTTGCGGTCGCCTGCCCCTACATCATGGCGGTCTGTTATGCGGGCATGAATCTCGGTGAAAGCGCCAGCGAAGCGCAGAAGCAGGAACTGCTGCCGAAAGTCGCGGCGGGCAACCTGCTCTTTGCCTATGGATTGTCCGAACCCAATGTCGGCGGCGATCTTGCCACCGTCGAAACGACGGCGCGGCGCGACGGCGACACGGTCGTCATCAACGGCGCCAAGCGCTGGTGTACCGGCGCCGATATCGCCGACTATATTTTCTGCCTGTTGCGCTCCGGTCCGAAGGACGAGAAATACAAGAACCTGTCGATCGTGCTGGTGCCGCCGACGCTGCCCGGCATCACGATCACGCCGCTCGGCCATCTCGGCATTCGCGGCGTCGAAACCAAGGACGTTACGTTCGACGATGTGCGTGTGCCGGCCGCCAATATTCTCGGCGGCGAGGCGATGTGGAACAAGGGCTGGCAGCAGCTTGCCGGCCGGGCGCTTGAGGTCGAGAAGCTCGAATTGTCGGCCTGCGCGCTCGGGCTTGCCGAGGCCGCCGTCGCCGATGCCTGGGCTTACGCGGAAGAGCGGGTGCAGTTCGGCCGCGCCATTGCCGGTCATCAGGCGATCCGGCACATGCTGGCCGAAGCGCGCACGAAAGTTCGCGCGATGCGCCTGATGCTCTACAGCGCGGCCTGGCTCGCCGATCAGGGACGGCCCTGCTCGGTCGAGACGTCGATGGCCAAGCTCTTTTGCTGCGAGGGCGCGGCGGAGGTTACCCAGACCTGCATGCGCGTTACCGGCGCCTATGGCCTCTCCGACGAAATGGACATGGAGCGCTATGTGCGCGACGCGATCAGCCTGCCGATCGTCGGCGGTTCGTCGAACATGCAGAAGAACAATATCGCCAACCGGCTGAAGCTCGGCGCCTGA
- a CDS encoding acyl-CoA dehydrogenase family protein — translation MSDTQIRTGGMADPVAAAEGFAEEVAARAAEIEANRFLPQDIARRFAEAGLYRLCVPAAYGGREAHPSVLFETVERLARADGSAAWCVFIGATSGLVAGFLAPEEAQAVFGDPLTITAGVFAPRGKAVHAVEKGVSGYRVNGCWQWGSGSRNAHYISGGCMILGPDGKPEMAAEGIPQNRMMMFDAKDVTLLDTWDVSGLCGTGSTDFEVSDLFVPAKRAVSLVSDKPLARPLYCFPTFGLLGIGIAAVALGLARGSIDTLVELAGGKTPQGSSKPLALRAKAQLDVSQAEALTRSARAWLLETVNAAYAAAEKNGEMTVAHRRDIRLATTHAVQSAARAVDLMYTLAGGSSVYRGSPLQRQFRDVHVATQHMMVSDATYELTGRLLLGVPTNTAML, via the coding sequence ATGAGCGATACGCAGATACGCACGGGCGGAATGGCCGATCCTGTTGCCGCGGCGGAGGGATTTGCCGAGGAGGTCGCCGCACGCGCCGCCGAGATCGAGGCCAATCGTTTCCTGCCGCAGGATATCGCGCGGCGTTTCGCCGAGGCGGGGCTCTACCGGCTTTGCGTGCCTGCCGCCTATGGCGGCCGGGAAGCGCATCCCTCCGTGCTCTTCGAAACCGTGGAACGGCTGGCGCGGGCCGACGGATCGGCGGCCTGGTGCGTCTTTATCGGCGCGACGTCGGGGCTGGTCGCGGGCTTTCTTGCACCGGAGGAAGCGCAGGCCGTGTTCGGCGATCCGTTGACCATCACGGCCGGCGTCTTCGCGCCGCGCGGCAAGGCCGTGCATGCGGTCGAGAAGGGCGTCTCCGGCTACCGCGTCAACGGATGCTGGCAATGGGGCTCGGGCTCGCGCAACGCGCATTATATTTCCGGCGGCTGCATGATCCTCGGACCCGACGGCAAGCCGGAAATGGCGGCCGAAGGCATTCCGCAGAACCGGATGATGATGTTCGACGCCAAGGACGTGACGCTGCTCGACACCTGGGACGTGTCCGGGCTTTGCGGCACCGGCAGCACCGATTTCGAAGTGAGCGATTTGTTCGTGCCGGCCAAGCGCGCGGTCAGCCTTGTCAGTGACAAGCCGCTTGCCCGGCCGCTCTATTGTTTTCCGACCTTCGGCCTGCTCGGCATCGGCATCGCGGCGGTGGCGCTCGGGCTCGCGCGCGGTTCAATCGACACGCTGGTCGAGCTTGCGGGCGGCAAGACGCCGCAAGGTTCGTCGAAGCCGCTGGCGCTGCGCGCCAAGGCGCAACTCGACGTTTCGCAGGCCGAGGCGCTGACGCGTTCGGCGCGGGCCTGGCTTCTGGAGACCGTCAATGCGGCGTATGCGGCAGCGGAAAAGAACGGCGAAATGACGGTGGCGCATCGCCGCGACATCCGCCTCGCGACGACGCATGCGGTGCAGTCGGCGGCGCGGGCGGTCGATCTGATGTACACGCTTGCCGGCGGCAGCTCGGTCTATCGCGGCTCGCCCTTGCAGCGCCAGTTCCGCGATGTGCATGTGGCGACCCAGCACATGATGGTGTCGGATGCGACCTATGAGCTGACGGGCCGGTTGCTGCTCGGTGTGCCGACCAACACGGCGATGCTCTAA
- a CDS encoding YggT family protein: MIALLNLIASAITIYVWIIVIGVVLSWLVAFNVVNTHNRFVYTVVDTINRLTEPALRPIRNILPNLGGIDISPVILILLLFFLRNLIVYDVPIWLGYGVGY, from the coding sequence ATGATTGCCCTGCTGAACCTGATCGCCTCGGCCATCACCATCTATGTCTGGATCATCGTGATCGGGGTGGTGCTGAGCTGGCTGGTCGCCTTCAACGTTGTCAACACGCATAACCGTTTCGTCTATACCGTCGTCGATACGATCAACCGGCTGACCGAGCCGGCGCTGCGGCCGATCCGCAACATCCTGCCCAATCTCGGCGGCATCGACATTTCGCCGGTCATCCTGATCCTGCTGCTCTTCTTCCTGCGCAACCTGATCGTCTATGACGTGCCGATCTGGCTTGGCTATGGGGTCGGGTACTGA
- a CDS encoding bifunctional methylenetetrahydrofolate dehydrogenase/methenyltetrahydrofolate cyclohydrolase, with protein sequence MSEARIIDGKKIAEGLRVRVAAEVARLKKDHGLTPGLAVVLVGNDPASEIYVRNKGLQTKEAGMNSFEFKLPETTTQEALLAKVRELNADPAVHGILVQFPVPAQISQQAVIETIDPDKDVDGLHPVSAGRLASGLPGLVPATPTGCLVLAREAFKARGETLAGKHAVVVGRSNLVGKPVAQLLLGENCTVTIAHSRTADLPAVCRLGDILVAATGRAEMIRGNWVKPGAVVIDVGTTRIPAPERGEGKMRLVGDVAFAEAKAVAGDITPVPGGVGPMTIACLLRNTLFAAARIHGIAPPQDI encoded by the coding sequence ATGAGCGAAGCGCGGATCATCGACGGCAAGAAAATCGCCGAGGGCTTGCGCGTCCGCGTTGCCGCCGAAGTGGCGCGGCTCAAGAAAGATCACGGCCTCACGCCCGGCCTCGCTGTCGTTCTGGTCGGCAACGATCCGGCCAGCGAAATCTATGTCCGCAACAAGGGTTTGCAGACCAAGGAGGCGGGCATGAACTCCTTCGAGTTCAAGCTGCCCGAAACGACGACGCAGGAGGCGCTGCTTGCGAAGGTTCGCGAGCTCAATGCCGATCCGGCGGTGCACGGCATTCTGGTGCAGTTTCCGGTGCCGGCGCAGATTTCCCAACAGGCGGTCATCGAAACCATCGACCCCGACAAGGATGTCGACGGTCTCCATCCCGTCAGCGCCGGGCGGCTCGCCAGCGGCTTGCCGGGCCTTGTGCCGGCGACGCCGACCGGCTGCCTTGTTCTGGCGCGTGAAGCCTTCAAGGCGCGCGGCGAAACGCTGGCCGGCAAGCATGCCGTCGTGGTTGGCCGCTCCAATCTCGTCGGCAAGCCGGTCGCGCAATTGCTGCTCGGCGAAAACTGCACCGTCACGATTGCGCATAGCCGCACCGCCGACCTGCCGGCGGTCTGCCGCCTGGGCGACATTCTGGTGGCCGCGACCGGCCGCGCCGAAATGATCCGCGGCAATTGGGTGAAGCCCGGCGCCGTCGTCATCGATGTCGGCACGACGCGCATTCCGGCGCCCGAGCGCGGCGAGGGAAAGATGCGGCTCGTCGGCGATGTCGCCTTTGCCGAAGCGAAGGCGGTTGCTGGCGACATCACGCCGGTGCCCGGCGGCGTCGGCCCCATGACCATCGCCTGCCTGCTGCGCAACACGCTTTTCGCCGCCGCGCGCATTCACGGCATCGCGCCACCGCAAGATATTTGA